The following proteins are encoded in a genomic region of Micromonospora olivasterospora:
- a CDS encoding LCP family protein, which yields MPVQASRRPSSLEPADAFPSQRSSGGRRPRGTAKKHIRRKDPLWARLTLIFGAVLMLSSGVAIVGTKVLINQATKNIAQGNLLGDAGKSSAEGGKNLDGPVDMLLLGVDARERWAPDDVRSDSIIVLHIPASHDQAYLISIPRDTQAEIPGHGIDKINAAFQYGAQNGGGWEGGAQLMAKTIKKMTGVSFDGAAIINFGGFKKIIDTLGSVRICVSQEVASHHMSYVDGKPMWNADAKKTGKEMTPVVHKKGCREMEGWAALDYSRQRYGLDGGDYDRQQNQQQLIKAMAKKATEDGTLTNPVKLNELMKAAGKALVLDVGGVSIADFIFTMRGVTGNDLTMLRTNGGKFNSTADGKEVLSPLTMQMFQAVRDDKLAEFVYANPSVLSTRK from the coding sequence ATGCCGGTTCAAGCCAGCCGTCGCCCCTCGTCACTGGAGCCCGCCGACGCGTTCCCCTCGCAGCGCTCCAGCGGCGGCCGGCGACCCCGCGGCACCGCGAAGAAGCACATTCGCCGCAAGGACCCCCTCTGGGCCCGCCTCACCCTGATCTTCGGCGCGGTCCTGATGCTGAGCAGCGGCGTCGCCATCGTCGGCACCAAGGTGCTGATCAACCAGGCGACCAAGAACATCGCCCAGGGCAACCTGCTCGGCGACGCCGGAAAGTCGAGCGCCGAGGGCGGCAAGAACCTCGACGGCCCGGTCGACATGCTGCTGCTCGGCGTGGACGCCCGCGAGCGCTGGGCCCCCGACGACGTCCGGTCGGACAGCATCATCGTGCTGCACATTCCCGCCTCGCACGACCAGGCGTACCTGATCTCGATCCCGCGCGACACCCAGGCGGAGATCCCGGGCCACGGAATCGACAAGATCAACGCAGCGTTCCAGTACGGCGCCCAGAACGGGGGCGGCTGGGAGGGCGGTGCCCAGCTCATGGCCAAGACGATCAAGAAGATGACCGGGGTCAGCTTCGACGGAGCGGCGATCATCAACTTCGGCGGCTTCAAGAAGATCATCGACACCCTGGGCAGCGTGCGGATCTGCGTCAGTCAGGAGGTGGCGTCGCACCACATGTCGTACGTCGACGGTAAGCCGATGTGGAACGCCGACGCGAAGAAGACCGGCAAGGAGATGACCCCGGTGGTGCACAAGAAGGGCTGCCGGGAGATGGAGGGCTGGGCGGCGCTGGACTACTCCCGGCAGCGCTACGGCCTGGACGGCGGCGACTACGACCGCCAGCAGAACCAGCAACAGCTGATCAAGGCGATGGCGAAGAAGGCGACCGAGGACGGGACGCTGACCAACCCGGTGAAGCTCAACGAGCTGATGAAGGCGGCCGGCAAGGCCCTCGTCCTGGACGTCGGCGGGGTGTCGATCGCCGACTTCATCTTCACCATGCGCGGGGTCACCGGCAACGACCTCACCATGCTTCGCACCAACGGCGGCAAGTTCAACTCCACCGCCGACGGCAAGGAAGTGCTGAGCCCGCTGACCATGCAGATGTTCCAGGCGGTCAGGGACGACAAGCTGGCCGAGTTCGTGTACGCGAACCCGAGCGTCCTGTCGACCCGGAAGTAG
- a CDS encoding LCP family protein, with amino-acid sequence MLLAGAAVAAIEILHRRYDGAVARGTLLDPSARRDRTDLDGTLNYLLVGSDRRPGESGPDQRSDTILLVHVPAGTKRAYLISVPRDLLVSIPPAPNGYGGGSDKINSAYEHGGGGEAGVRLLSATLARLTGLRFDGAALVDFAGLRQVVDLLGGIRMCVDTPVRSIHTGRLFEPGCQQMDGTRALDYVRQRYDLPDGDYGRQRHQQQLLRAMLDRAGETNLRDDPVRLDRLIRAVGASLTVDTNGVPLQDLALTLRGLPPDGLTGVQIPSHPETIDEVSYVVLDDGGDQLFAAVRGTRVPGWVTANPRWVTRL; translated from the coding sequence GTGCTGCTGGCCGGCGCCGCGGTGGCCGCGATCGAGATCCTCCACCGACGCTACGACGGCGCGGTGGCCCGGGGGACGCTGCTCGACCCGAGCGCGCGGCGCGACCGGACGGACCTCGACGGCACGCTCAACTACCTGCTCGTCGGGTCGGACCGCCGCCCCGGGGAGAGCGGGCCGGACCAGCGGTCGGACACCATCCTGCTGGTGCACGTACCGGCCGGCACGAAACGGGCGTACCTGATCTCCGTACCCCGGGACCTGCTGGTCAGCATCCCGCCGGCGCCGAACGGGTACGGCGGCGGCAGCGACAAGATCAACTCCGCGTACGAGCACGGCGGGGGCGGCGAGGCCGGCGTCCGGCTGCTCTCGGCCACCCTCGCCCGGCTCACCGGCCTGCGCTTCGACGGGGCGGCGCTGGTCGACTTCGCCGGGCTGCGGCAGGTCGTCGACCTGCTCGGCGGGATCCGCATGTGCGTCGACACCCCGGTCCGCTCGATCCACACCGGGCGCCTCTTCGAGCCCGGCTGCCAGCAGATGGACGGCACCCGGGCGCTGGACTACGTCCGCCAGCGGTACGACCTCCCCGACGGCGACTACGGCCGGCAGCGCCACCAGCAGCAACTGCTCCGGGCCATGCTGGACCGGGCCGGCGAGACGAACCTGCGCGACGACCCGGTACGCCTGGACCGGCTGATCCGGGCGGTCGGCGCGTCACTGACCGTCGACACCAACGGCGTACCCCTGCAGGACCTGGCGCTGACGCTCCGCGGCCTACCCCCGGACGGGCTGACCGGGGTGCAGATCCCCTCCCACCCCGAGACCATCGACGAGGTGTCGTACGTGGTGCTGGACGACGGGGGCGACCAGCTCTTCGCGGCGGTCCGGGGCACCCGCGTGCCCGGATGGGTCACGGCCAACCCCCGCTGGGTCACCCGGCTCTGA
- a CDS encoding rhodanese-like domain-containing protein: MPVTEISDDTYLLDVREDAEWAAGHAPGAHHLPMMELPGRLAEVPKDRDVAVICRSGGRSAHVVAHLVQNGWDQVRNVDGGMYEWAAAGRPVIGEDGQPGQVV; the protein is encoded by the coding sequence ATTCCCGTGACCGAGATCAGCGACGACACCTACCTGCTCGACGTCCGCGAGGATGCCGAGTGGGCCGCCGGGCACGCCCCCGGCGCCCACCACCTGCCGATGATGGAGCTGCCCGGACGGCTGGCGGAGGTGCCGAAGGACCGGGACGTGGCCGTCATCTGCCGCTCCGGGGGCCGGTCGGCGCACGTCGTGGCGCACCTGGTGCAGAACGGGTGGGACCAGGTGCGCAACGTCGACGGCGGGATGTACGAGTGGGCGGCGGCCGGGCGGCCCGTGATCGGCGAGGACGGGCAGCCGGGCCAGGTCGTCTGA